One window of Candidatus Zixiibacteriota bacterium genomic DNA carries:
- the rpmI gene encoding 50S ribosomal protein L35, with protein sequence MPKIKTNRSAAKRFKKTATGKIKMKKAFHSHILTKKTTKRKRKLRKAGLVSKADRGRVRKLIPY encoded by the coding sequence ATGCCCAAGATAAAGACAAATCGGTCGGCAGCCAAGCGATTCAAGAAGACGGCCACCGGTAAGATCAAAATGAAGAAAGCGTTTCATTCGCATATTCTGACCAAAAAGACAACCAAGCGGAAAAGAAAACTTCGCAAAGCCGGTCTGGTGAGCAAAGCCGATCGGGGACGCGTCAGGAAACTGATCCCCTATTGA